The following is a genomic window from Nitrosomonas communis.
TTGATTGGGCGCAGCCAGGGTAGTCAGGGTGGTATGATCCAATTCCGCAAGGCCCGCGTAAATCGTTGTGCGGGAAATTCCCACTGCTTTGGCCACAGTACTCACGCCACCGTCACCCAGATCACGAGCCTCGATGTCAGCCCACAACCGCATAAATGTTCAAGTTATTTTTTCTAGGCCCTTATTGATGCGAAAGGTTGCAACTATTACTAAATTGTTACTTGTCCACAATTTTTGTGGATAACTTTGTGGGTAATCTGTAAATACTGTTGCTAAGATGGTTATTTGTAACAATATTTACTGGATCGATTAAATTTTATACAGATAATAATCTCATTTATAATCAAAATATTATCCTTATATTGTTTAGCTCTATAGTTTTGATTTAAGCAGGATATTTTATAAAAAGCAATGTGGATTATTTTGAGGATGTCAAGAAAATCCTCAATTCTATTGCATGCATTCTAGGCCACCATACTCTACGTCTATTTGTCGGCCAGGCGCTGTAGGAGGCGGCTAACAGCGTGTCGGACAGGATCCAGGAGGAGGCGGCGAAAGACAAGCTAGGCGGTAGGCGGGTGCGGCGGATAGTGCAGGTCGGCCCTGCCGCGTTCCGGGGAATAGTAGGGCAAACTGGCCCCTCACGCGTGTATAGTGGGGCGCTGCGGGGCGGTTGCGGGGCCGAGCATGGGGGTAATTCATCCCGTGCCCGCTCATGGCTCCTGGATGGGCGATGATGTGGAACTCCACTTTGCCTAAGCCCAACGCGACTTCGTTTTATCGTTCACTCTCACCAACCAGGGCTATTGATCGCGTATCCAAGGGTATTTAAGTGGAGTCTATACATGCGGACGCTACCGTTACCTGGAACTCATTAAGTTATGAATGTAAAGAGCAACACAGCCGTTTTCTGTTTAAATCAAGGTTATTTCTTCTTTTTCTTTGTTGTAGCTACTGCTGTCTTGAAAATGGATTTAGCCGTGAATTTTGGCACTGTGGTTGCAGCGATCTTCAACGCTGCACCGGTCTTCGGGTATTTGCCGGTGCGAGCGGCACGCTTGGTAGACTTGAAAGTACCAAAGCCAGGAAGTATGACGTATCACCCCTGGCGACGGTTGCCACTACACTATCGATCAGGGCTTTCAAGGCCTTGGTTGCGGTGGTTTTGGGTATCTCTGTTTGTGCTGCAATCTGTTCTACCAGTTCCGTTTTGTATATGTTGGAAATGCTCCTTTTGGTTAAAAAGCTAGCAGTATAAATATTCAGACGTTGCTGGCATATCATCATGTCATCCACATTAAGTCTGTGTTCCCATATAGGGCACCTCTAAAAATTCAAGCTATAAAATGAGGCGCGTTAGGAGAAAGTAGTATTTTCTTGATTTGTCCAGGATAACACGTTGTTTCAAATGTATAATAATGAGATTATGCTCCCCGATATGAGTCCTTACCATGCAACTCGGTTTTTTTGACCTTGACAATCGATATGCTCAGCTAAGTAAGTTAAATGATCCGCTTGAAGAGCTGAATCGCATAATCGATTGGAATCTATTCGCTGATCTTCTTGCAGAGACAACGACGAAGCCCCGGAAAAGTGAAGCAGGCCGCAAACCCTTTGATCGGGTGATGCTATTCAAAATGCTGGTATTACAAAGAATGAATAATCTATCAGATGATCGGCTGGAGTATCAAGTCCGGGACCGGTTGAGTTTCATGCGGTTTTTGGGACTTGGTCTGGCAGGGGTAGTGCCTGACGCAAAGACCATGTGGTCGTTCCGGGAAGAGTTAAAAGAGAACCATCTGATGGATCGTCTGTTTGCAAGATTCGATGAATGTTTACGAGAGTTGGAGGTAGAACTGAAGTCAGGTCAGATCATTGATGCGACCTTTGTGAGTGTGCCTAAACAACGCAGTACACGTGAAGAAAACAAGATGATTAAAGAAGATGCCGTTCCGATTGAATGGGGACAGAATCCCCACAAACTGGCGCAAAAAGACATTGATGCGCGTTGGACGAAGAAGAACAGCGAATCATTTTATGGTTACAAAGATCACGTCAATATGGATCGCGATACCAAGCTGATAACCACATGGGAAGTTACTTCAGCGCAAATTCATGACAGTCAGGTTTTGGAAGAAGTGCTGCAATCCCCTGAAGTGGGAGGCGCAGATATTTATGCGGACTCAGCATACCGCAGCAATGCACAGGAAGAAAGTCTGGTCACCTCAAAATACACGAGTCAGATTCACGAAAAAGGCGCTCGCAATCATCCCCTCACGCAAGCACAAAAATCCAGTAACAAAGAGAAATCACGGGTGCGTGCACGAGTCGAGCATGTGTTTGGTTCGATGACGAATGAACTGGGCGGAATCACGATTCGTACCATAGGTTATGGGAGAGCAAAAGTACACATAGGCTTACTCAACCTCGTCTATAACATCAAGCGTGTAGCGACGCTGATTCGAAAAGGGTATTTCAGTTTCGATAGGGTTAGTGCGCCCGAAATGGCTTAAAGGGAGCAAAAACGAGAAGATAACAACCCGAATCACCTTGAATTTAGAAAAATTTAATTATTGGACAGAAAAACTTTGAGAATCAAGTGAAATTGCCCTCCTGGTTGAATTGATTTGCTTTTTTTAGGTATTTTTAGAGGTGCCCTATAGTCAATGAGATGGTTAAACGGCATCACGATCTTGGATAGCAGGTTATAAGTAACTGTGATCCGATGTCTTGTGCTGCAAACATGTAAATTGTGATCAGCACTTAAAGAAAGAATAATCCAGAAGAAATAGAGGTGTTAATATAATTTAAAATAAGCTACCAAGTTAACAAAGAAAAATTCTCATTAGTTGTATAAAGTATATATGAATATCAACTTTAACAACCTTTCTGACAACTTTCTACTTTCTCTTTTATCATCAGATGAGCAAGCAACCATAAGCTCGGCAGTTAAATTAGTTCCCGTTAATATTGGCGATATTATTTGTGAGTCAGAAGCGAAATTGGAATATGTTTATTTCCCTATTAGTGGAATGTTTTTACTGCTGTATATCTTAGAAAATGGAGGATCTGCAGAAATTAGCGATATTGGTAAAGAAGGATTTGTGGGAGTACCTATTTTATTGGGAGGTGAAACAATGCCTCACCAAGTAATTATACAAGGTTCAGGAGAAGCATTCCGCATGCCCGTTTACCATCTAACAAAACTTTTCACTCAATCAATTTCCTTTAGAAATATTTTATTACACTATATGCAAGCTTTAATGACTCAAATTTCTCAAACTGCAGTATGTAATAGTCATCAAAAATTGATCAAAGACTTTGCCGATGGCTTCTCCTTTCATTAGATCGATTATCCGGTAATGAATTATGTATGACTCAAGAGCTGATATCTATTATGTTGGGTGTACGTAGAGAAGGGATAACATCGGCTGCTTCTAATCTCCAAAAAGAAAAAATTATTGATTACAGTCGAGGAACTATTTGTGTTCTGGATAGGCACAGACTGGAAGAAAGATGCTGTGAATGTTACGAGGTGGTAAAAAAAGAATATTCGCGATTATTTTCTGATATTTGTTGATCAGCATAAAGAACAATACGGGGTCGAGCCGATTTGCGAGCAAATTCAGATTGCCCCGTCGAGTTACTATGAACACAAAGCACGCGAACGAGATCCTGATCGATTGCCTTGCCTGATCGTATCAAACGGGATAAGGAGCTTGAAAGTGACATACCGCGCGTATGGAAGAATAATTTCAAAGTTTATGGAGCCAACAAAGTCTGGCGGTAGTTGCTACGAGAAGGCATTGTTACTGCTCGCTGTACTGTTGAACGGCTGATGAAGAAGCTTGGATTGCAAGGTGTCAGACGTGGTAGACGATGTTGGACAACGATTACAGATGACTTACTTGCCCGGCGAATAGATAAAGTTAACCGGCAATTCGCGGCAATCCGGCCAAATCAGTAGTGTGCCGCAGCAAGCGGCGTAAGAGATGAGGGTATGGCCCCTCGCAATCGGCTTGCAGGAGCGGGTTGCAAACCACCTTAAGCGACTTTGGCCAAAAGCCTGGGTCGTGAGCGTTATGGAAAAGGTGCCTCGAGGCATCAGGTTTGGATCAAGGAAGACGAACAACCGTGAGCTGCCGTTCAAGTGTCGAAAGCACTCAGATGACATCAAAACTGGAGGGCGATGTTACTCCAGGAGCAGTCTGGCCGTTACCTGCTTACGGGCCAGGCGGTGTCCGGCATAGAGGCAGCGTCAGCATGATCCGGGCTCTTACGCTGAACTGCGGGAACCTTCGGTGTCGATGGCAAGCGAAAGGCACAAGCCAAACGGGCGAGGCCGACAGTAGCGATGCGCCACCAAGGGACGGAGCAACTCGTAGTAGCGATGAAGCTGCTGTAATGGTGGTGGAGCAAAGGAGTTGCGTCATTCCGGCATGGGATTGCGCCAACTGCGCAAGCAGGAGGAGCGTAGCCCCATGACCAAGTCGTACCATATTCCCAAGAAACTTATCTGGGAAGACTATCAATGTGTTAAGGCAAACGCAGGCGCAGCGGGCATAGATGGTGAATCAATCGAAGAATTCGAGCGCTGTTTGAGTAACAACCTGTACAAGTTCTGGAACCGCATGTGTTCCGGTAGTTATTTTCCGCCGCCGATCAAAGGCGCCGATCCCCAAGAAATCAGGGGGCGTGCGCATGTTAGGCATACCGACAGTTGCTGACAACATAGCGCAAACAGCAGTTAAGCGAATGCTTGAACCCGTTCTGGACCCCTTGTTTCATTGCAACTCCTATGGTTATCGACCTGCATGCTCAGCGCTCGATGCGATCGCCATAGTGAGGCGGCGAAGCTGGGAATATGACTGGGTGATCGAATTCGACATCAACGAGCTCTTCAATAATATTGAGCACGATTTATTGATGCGTGCCCTCAGGAAGACTGCGGATATCATGGGTGCTGCTTGCTGTGTATTGGACGGTGGTTAACAGCACCCATCAAGCTGCGGAAGGTACATTGCTGCAGCGAACACGTGGCACGCCACCAGGCGGTGTCGTGAGCCCGTTGCTGGCCAATCTATTTTTGCACTATGCATTTGACGTATGGATCACTCGGAGCAACTGCCCAGCGTGCGCTTTTGCCGTTACGCTGATGACGCAGTGGTTCATTGCAAGAGCCTGGCGCAAGCGCACTATACGTTGCAAAAGATTGACGAGCGTTTTCGGCAGTGTGGGCTTGAATTGCATCCTGAGAAAACGCACATTATGTACTGCAAAGACATCAATCGGCAGGGTGATTTCCCTCACGTGCAATTTACATTTTTTGGCTATACCTTTCGACCACGCAAAGCGGTGGATAAGTATGGAAGAGTCTATGTAAATTTTGCACCGGCAGTCAGTCGCGATGCCTTGCGCGCCATACGGCAAACTATCCGGGGATGGCATCTGCAATTGAAATGCGACAAGGAGCTCAGCGATCTCTCGAGTAGGTTCAATCCGGTGCTGCGGGGCTGGCAGAGCTATTATGGACGTTTTCATGGCTCGGCAATGTCAGCAATCTGGAAGCACATGAATGATTACTTGACGCGCTGGCTAAGACGTAAGCACAAGCCCCTCGCCCGGCACAAAATCCGCGCGAGACGCACGAATGCATGCTTGAATGAACGTGCAAGCATGCATTCGTGCATTGGGAACTGGGATACCCCTACGACTGAATAATGAGAGCCGGATGAGCTGAGAGGCTCACGTCCGGTTATGCGTCCAGCGAAGGCTGGCGTGTTCAGCAGGAGACAGACCTGCCGGGGAAAGAGTCAGAAGCCCCGTAGCTTGGATAGCGGGAAGGCGGGTAACCAATATCCTGAAGCCTATCGACAAGACTTTCCTTGGTGAAGTGCGAGTCACCGGGCCGTAACGAAAGTAAACGCAAAAGTAGCCTCGAAAGTGAGAAGATCCGAAGGCCGAGCTCATAACCGTACGGCGAAGGCAGCATGGGTAGTCGAAAACTGGCCGATACGACTATTCCACTTTGGCGGGGTAGTAGCGACAGCACAGTGATAAAGACACGCTAAGCAACTGGAGAGACCCTACTCGCCCCGATGCGAAATCGTCTGAGCAAGGTAGATCCTATAACCGGCGAACCCGGGAAGTGGATCGAAGGCGAGAGGGAGTCGGATAGGCTCGTAGTGGCGATGAAACGGCGTAACGGCTGTGGATACGAAGGAGCCCTACCGTTTGTAATTTCTCTAACGATATGAAAGGCAAGGACGACATGATAAAAGCGTTCAGTAGTTTGCAGGATCTGAGGAGGAGAATATACGTCAAGGCGAAGGCTGAACCGTCCTGGCGTTTTTGGGGTTTATACGTCCATATTGGTAAGATAGAAACGCTGCATATGGCGTATGAGATGGCCAAGAAAAATAACGGCGTGCCAGGCACTGACGGCGTCACGTTTGATGACATCGAGACGCAGGATGTAGCGACATTTCTTGCGCAGATACAGGAAGAACTGATTGGGCGCATATATGTGCCGCTACCAGTGCGAAATAAGGGAATACCGAAGGGTGAGAGTAAATTCAGAACCCTATCGATTCTGGCAATTCGAGATCGGGTGGTGCAAGGTGTGCTCAAGCTAATAATAGAGCCGATCTTCGAGGCGAATTTTCAACCGGGGTCATTTGGCTACCGTCCAAAGCGCACGGCACATGAAGCGGTGAAACGAGTGGCACAAGCAATTGTTCAGAACAAGACACGCGTGATTGATCTTGATCTGCGCGCCTATTTTTTACACGGTTCGACATGAACTGCTGTTGAAGAAAGTCGCGCAACGAATCAATGATGATGACGTAATGCACTTGTTGAAAGTAATGCTAAAAGCTTCTGGTAAACAAGGCGTACCGCAAGTGCGCTGTAGACGCGCAACAAACGCAAAATTATTTGCGTAAAGCTGAGCTTAAGCTCTATAGATGATGGAGGAATCGACCCTCCGATATCGGCGTTCAGGTGCTGGTATCAAACCACTTCAAGCGGCTGCTGTAAAAGGCGGTGGTCGTGAGCGTTGAAGAAAGTCAGAGGATAAAATCTGGCGAGGTATGGACTAGAGAGACGAATGAAACTGAATCTCTGTTGAAGCATCGTAAAGCCCTTATGACATCAAAACTGCAGCTATTTGTGGGGCGGCGGGATAAATCCACAAGCAACCTGATTACTGGGTGGGTGGTGTCCGGTGTGCAGGAGGCGTGAGTCTAGTTCAGGCATTTATAGGGAACTACAGGAAGCAGTCGCTTGGATGAAAAGGGAAAAATTCAAGGAAGTGACCTTCCAAGAATGAGCGTACCAAGGCCAAGAACTGTGGCGGGACTACTCGTAGTAGTGATGAAGTTTCTGTAATGGAAATGGAGCGAAGGGGTAGTGTTAAACAAGCTTAATTTATTATTCAACTTGCAGAAGGATGAAATAATGAAGGCAGCAAAACCATTTGATATTCCCAAGGCATTAGTGTGGGAAGCGTTCAAATTAGTCAAAGCCAATCAAGGGTCTGCTGGTATAGACCAGGAGTCACTTGAGGATTTTGAACAGAACTTATCGGGAAACTTATATAAACTTTGGAATAGATTATCATCAGGTGCTTACTTTCCTCCGGCCGTTAAGGGGGTAGCGATACCCAAGAAACAAGGAGGAGAAAGAGTGTTAGGCATTCCAACGGTCTCGGATCGAATAGCCCAAATGACAATTAAACTGGCGTTTGAGCCATGCGTTGAACCTCACTTTTTGGACGACTCCTACGGATATAGACCAAATAAGTCTGCACTAGACGCGGTGGGAGTCACGCGGCAAAGATGTTGGCAGTTCAATTGGCTATTGGAGTTTGATATCAAAGGCCTGTTTGACCATATCGACCATAATTATTGATGAAGGCGGTGAGGAAACACACCAATAATCGGTGGATAATACTGTACATAGAACGATGGTTGAAAGCTCCTATGCAGATGCCAGATGGAAAGCTCGTCAAGCGGGCGCTAGGTACGCGCCTCAGGGCGGTGTGATAAGCCCCGTGTTGAGTAATTTATTTATGCACTATGCGTTTGATGTGTGGATGACACGTAATCATCAAGAAAAACCATGGTGTCGGTATGCCGATGATGGGATAGCCCATTGCAGAACAAAATGGTCGGCAGAAAAGTTGTTAGCTGAGCTTAATCAACGTCTTGTCGAGTGTGGTTTAGAACTGCATTCTGAAAAGACAAAAATAGTCTACTGTCAAGATGGCGCACGAAAAGGGTACCATCAAAGCACAAAGTTTAAATTCTTAGGTTATGAATTTCGCCGAAGAATGGTGAAAGGCTTCGAAGGCAGAATGTTTTTGAGCTTTACGCCGGCGATAAGTAAAGAAGCCAAGAAATCAATAAATAGAACGATAAGAAGAACGGGGGTGCGAAACAGAAGCGATTTGAGTTTAGAAGAAGTAGCTCTTTGGCTCAATCCTATGCTTAATGGATGGATCAACTATTATGGGAGGTTCAATAAATCAGCATTGAAACCTGTTATGCGTCAAATAAATTTCACACTTATAAAATGGTGCATGCGCAAATACAAGCGGTTCAGATACAGTAAGGCCAGAGCGTGTCAATATCTGATAAAGACTTTTGAGACGCGGCCTTACCTATTTGCGCACTGGAAAAGGGGAATACAAGGTTCATTTGTTTAATGGGAGCCGGATGAAGCGAGAGCTTCACGTCCGGTTCTAAGGAACGAGGATTCAATAACTCCAGAGCTTTGAGTTGTAAATTAAGTTGCCGCGGATAGAGTATTTCGGTTATGTTCTGACAATGAAGATAACCACCTATGCCCCGGAAGTCGAAGCGCAAATGCGCAATTTTTATCACAGCTTATCGGAAAAAGACCGCCGCCGCTATGCTGCCGTTGAGGCGGCAAAGCTGGGTCACGGAGGGATCACCTACCTTTGTCAGGTATTACACTGCGATGAAGGCACCGTTAGCCGTGGCCTGAAAGAGTTAAAGATGCCGTTGCTTGAAAAGGAGGAACGTATTCGGCAAGCAGGGGGTGGGCGAAAGTCAGTTGTGGAGACGATGGCAGGGCTGGATGAAGCTTTTTTAGCGTAGTAATCCGCTAGAGGCGGCAAGGCGCGCAGAAGAAACAAGCGGCGTCAGAGCTTGAGGAGTAAAGTTGGAATGTCGCGCTGGAGAAGACCGACCCATCACTGGTGCTAATCCGCCCGTTTTTTAGCGTGGTCATGGGTCACGTCGGCGACATTGGTGAGTCCGTGGCAACGGACATCCCGTTTGAAAGAGTGAGTACAACGACGTACCTGAACCAGCGCGACATTCCAATAGAGATAATGGAGGATGTCATGGCAAAGTTCAAGCGAAGTAAATTGGAGTTAATCCATCCGAATGCAGCGGGGATTGATATTGGCTCTGCGAGCCATTTTGTGGCGGTACCGCCGGATCGAGATAACAAGCCGGTAAGGGAATTCAAGAGTTTCACCGCAGACCTGAATGGTTTAGCGGACTGGTTAGAGGCCTGTGAAATTGACACTGTGGCAATGGAATCGACGGGGGTATACTGGATTCCACTGTATGAACTTTTGGAGTCGCGCGGGCTGACTGTGTATCTAGTAAATGCGCGGCACGTTAGAAATGTTTCTGGCCGGAAGTCGGATGTACTGGACTGCCAATGGTTACAGCAACTGATGAGCTTTGGGTTGATGTCTGGCGCATTCCGTCCGAAAGATGAGATATGTGCACTACGAGCCATATCTCATCAACGCGATATGCTGATCCGTTATCAGGCGCGACATGTGCAACATATGCAAAAGGCTCTGGCGCAAATGAACATACAATTGGCGAACGTGATTTCGGATATTGTGGGCGAAACCGGTCAAAAGATCGTTCGTGCCATCATTACTGGTGAGAGAGATGGGCACATCCTGGCGAATCTCAAGAGCAATCGCATCCGGGCTGGCAAAGACGAGATTGAGAAATCGTTAGTCGGGAATTGGCGGGAAGAACACCTGTTTGCACTCAAGCAAGCGATGTCACTCTATGACGCCTACAGCGAACGACTCACCGAATGTGACCGGCAGCTTGAAACCATGCTGGCGGTACTTCAGGTGCACAAGGTAGAGATCTGCCAGAAGAAGCGCCGCTCCAATGTCAAGAACGCTCCCAAATTTGATTTGCGTGCCCATCTGATTGGCATGTGTGGGGTTGATTTGACGCGAATTGACGGCATCGAAGTGATGACTGCGATGAAAGTCCTGAGTGAAGTGGGCGCTGACATGAGCAGGTTCAAGAGTGCGAAGCAGTTTGCCTCGTGGCTTGGGTTGTGTCCTGGAACAAAGATATCGGGCGGAAAAGTGCTATCGGGGGCAAGCAAGCGCACAGCGAACCGTGCGGCTCAGGCACTGCGCATGGCGGCAGTTTCATTGAAATCCAGCCAGTCTGCACTGGGTGCCTATTACAGAAGATTATGTGGCAGACTCGACAAGGCAAAGGCAATCACAGCGACAGCACACAAACTGGCGCGCTTGATCTACACGATGCTAACGAAAGGAACCGAGTACGTCGATAAAGGGCAGGAGTACTATGAGGAGCGATATCGTCAACGCGTGTTGCATCATCTGACTGTTCGCGCTCGGAAGCTGGGGTTTAATCTTACCCCTGTTCCTGAGGCTACTTAATATTTGCTGTAAAACCATTGTGTTACATTTGTTTCTTGAAAGAGATGTTAAAAAATCATACTGCCGGCTCACCAATGGATGAATCCGTAAAGTGGTCAAATTTGAGCCGCAACGAAATGGCTGAGAAGCTAAAACAGTGCGGATTTAGCGTGAGTGTGACCGTTATTGATCAATTGCTCGACAAACATCATTTTCGCCGCCGTCAAGCCTTCAAGGTTGAAGCCGGGAAAAAGAACCTGCCGCATCGGGACGAGCAGTTCAAAAATATCGAGCGCCTCAAAGAAGAGTACCGGGTCCAGGGTAATCCGGTGATGAGTATGGACGTTAAAAAAAAGAATTGATCGGTAATTTTTATCGCCCCGGAAAGCTCTATACCACTGAGGTCGTGCGGATCAATGATCATGATTTTGCATCCCTGGCAGACAGTAAAATTGTGCCTCATGGGCTGTATGACATCCATCGCAAAAGCGGCTATATCGTATTAGGCACGAGCCATGATACCTCTGAATTTGCTTGCGCCTGTATCCGGCATGGGTGGTTGAACTATGGTCAACTGGACTATCCAAAGGCGACGAGTATTTTATTGCTCTGCGACTGTGGAGGCAGCAATAATGCACGCCACGCTATCTTTAAAGAGGAGTTACAGAAATTGGCAGATGAATTGGCTATTGAGATTCGTATCGCTCACTATCCCCCGTACACGTCAAAATATAATCCCATAGAGCATCGATTATTTCCTCATATCACCAAAGCTTGTAGTGGAGTTATTTTTACCAGTGTCGAGCGGGTCAAAGCAGTCATGAGTAAAGCAAAAACTTCTCAGGGACTAAAGGTCTTTATCTCAATTATGGATAGAGTGTTTGAAACTGGGCGCAAAGTGGCGGATGGCTTTAAAGAAAATATCACCATTGAGTTTGACCCGTTTTTACCGAAATGGAATTATGTTGCTATTCCATCTGCCAGCATAATTTCTGGGATTATTAAATCCTGATTCCTAAGAGCGGCTGAGGGGAAAGTACTCTCGGCCGACTCACCGGTGGCGTGATTTCGCCGGTACTTAGCAATCTTTATCTCAACGAGGTAGATCGGATGCTGGAACGGGCGAAGGAAGTCACGCGTTATGGCAAGTACACCTATGTCGAGTATGCAAGATTTGCTGACGATATGGTGATCTTGGTCGATGCGCATCAGAGGAATAACTGGCTGAGGAAGGCGGTGGAGAAGCGACTGCGGGAAGAATTTGCCAAACTACAGGTTGAGGTCAATGAAGAGAAGAGCAGTATCAGAGACCTGAGTCGCGGAGAGAATTTCGGATTTCTTGGGTTTGATTTTCTACGCATCCGTAGTCTCCGAGGCGTATGGAGACCGTATTATGTGCCGAAGCAGAAAAAGCGCACGGCGCTATTGCAAAAGCTTAAGGAAGTGTTCCGAAGGTATCAGTCACAACCGGTTGATCGAGTAATACATTTGATTAATCCGATTTTGCGTGGCTGGGTTAACTACTTTGCGATTGGGCACTCGAGTCGGTGCTTCAACTACATACAAGACTGGATAGAAAAGAAAGTGAGGCGACATTTGATGCGATCCCGGAAACGACGGGGCTTCGGCTGGCGAAGGTGGAATAGGCAGTGGTTATATGGCAAACTGGGGCTGTTTCATGGCTACCGGATGTTAAAACCAGAGCCGAAAGCTACGCCAGCAGGATAGGTCTCATAAACCTTGATGTGAAACATGCGGGGGAGCGCAGTGCGGGAAATCCGCATGCTGCGTTCGACGTGGAGGGTGCTGGAAACGTGACAAGGGGTGGTTGGTACCTATTGCCCGAGTTAACGCGCCAGTACTCGACCCTACCTGCGAGGGGCTGGGGGGTGCAATTCCCCTGGTCTACTCACCCCTTTGTTGCAACGTGGACGGGATTTGTTTATGTGGCGTTTATTATTGATGTTTTTGCGAGATACATTGTCAGCTGGCAGGTCAGCCGATCCTTGCATACCGATATAATACTCGATGCATTGGAACAGGTATTATGGGCACGGCGGGAAACCAAGGGACTAATCCATCATAGCGACAGGGGTAGTCAATATCTCTCGATCCGTTGTGCGGAACGTCTGGCAGAAGCCAATACTGAAGCCTCTGTTGGTAGTGTCGGTGACTCTTACTACAATGCGCTGGCTGAAACGATTAATGGATTATACAAAACAGAGGCCATACGGCATCGCGGGCCCTGGCCCACTATCGATGAAGTGGAATTTGCTACTTTGGAATGGGTGGATTGGTTCAACCATCGCCGGTTATTGGAGCCGATTGGAAATATTCCACCGGCTGAATTCGAAATGGCATATTATCGCCAATTTAAGGAGTCAACGGATGTAGCTTGACTCAACAAAACAAATCTCCGGAATTCCCGGGGCGATTCAGTACCGGTTTGTTGAATCTAGTGTGCATTGATGTGACGTGCAATGGCGAATATGTCGCAACGATCTACCAGAAACGGTGAAAAATTGAAGAATTTCATAAGTCTCTGAAATCCATTGCGGGATTGGCAAAATTGCGAACCCGCACGGTAACTATGCAGAATAATCATGTTTTCATGGCCATCTATGCCTTGTTGAAGCTGAAATGCTTGAAGATCAAATATAAGGCCAATCATTTTGCATTGCGAGCGAAATTTTTCATTAAAGCCGATCAGCATAGCCTATGCTCAATTACAAGAAATGAAGATCGCGTAACATCAGTGATTACGGTTCAAATATCCATTTGGGTACTCGCGTATATTTCAACTTCAACTGCAATCGGGGCGGGTAGTGTTGTAACGCGTGACGTTCAGGAAGGCGTACTTGCGGTCGGTAATCTATGTCGAGTGGTTCATAATGGTTCGGAATAGATGTTATGGCGATTGCTTAGGTACTTTATGAGGGAAGTTTCTATATCGATTCTCATCAATGATGGTGACCGCCTCGATGGTGTCCTTTCCAATGCCTATGACTATGCCCTCTA
Proteins encoded in this region:
- a CDS encoding IS110 family RNA-guided transposase, which gives rise to MAKFKRSKLELIHPNAAGIDIGSASHFVAVPPDRDNKPVREFKSFTADLNGLADWLEACEIDTVAMESTGVYWIPLYELLESRGLTVYLVNARHVRNVSGRKSDVLDCQWLQQLMSFGLMSGAFRPKDEICALRAISHQRDMLIRYQARHVQHMQKALAQMNIQLANVISDIVGETGQKIVRAIITGERDGHILANLKSNRIRAGKDEIEKSLVGNWREEHLFALKQAMSLYDAYSERLTECDRQLETMLAVLQVHKVEICQKKRRSNVKNAPKFDLRAHLIGMCGVDLTRIDGIEVMTAMKVLSEVGADMSRFKSAKQFASWLGLCPGTKISGGKVLSGASKRTANRAAQALRMAAVSLKSSQSALGAYYRRLCGRLDKAKAITATAHKLARLIYTMLTKGTEYVDKGQEYYEERYRQRVLHHLTVRARKLGFNLTPVPEAT
- a CDS encoding group II intron maturase-specific domain-containing protein, which produces MISPVLSNLYLNEVDRMLERAKEVTRYGKYTYVEYARFADDMVILVDAHQRNNWLRKAVEKRLREEFAKLQVEVNEEKSSIRDLSRGENFGFLGFDFLRIRSLRGVWRPYYVPKQKKRTALLQKLKEVFRRYQSQPVDRVIHLINPILRGWVNYFAIGHSSRCFNYIQDWIEKKVRRHLMRSRKRRGFGWRRWNRQWLYGKLGLFHGYRMLKPEPKATPAG